In Paenibacillus sonchi, a single genomic region encodes these proteins:
- a CDS encoding lipopolysaccharide biosynthesis protein, with translation MKAKRSMLNLGFGLTSQVITIILGFFIPRLIMVNYGSEANGLIASIVQIISYFALLEAGVGAASLQALYKPVAKNDYNHINSILAATSSYYKKTGIYYFISVVLLAVIYPLVIHSEINKLSIMAIILFSGLGGAINYYYQGKFRVLLIAEGKSYIETSIVTIANILNNVVRIILLLQGVDIIAVQASFFVLTVLQIVAFHIYAKRNYKWIDLTRKPDFEAIGQKNSVMVHEISYLIFRNTDVLILTIFTNLKVVSIYVMYNMIFTIVDNIVQTVNGSIKAALGQSYHEGKEAFVKFYDAYEVYFMGLIFSILTVVYILILPFMRLYTAGVNDVDYINFWLPILFVVIKLLTNARTSSNNLITIAGHFRNTQFRSIMESAINLGASIIFVLFFGIYGVLMGTIAALLYRSIDIVVYASRVLLERSPWVTFRRWLINVAVFAAIVFITTKLDLSITSYTAVILWGVVLGLVILPIYYIVGSLMEREVFLYAWGYAKRFRTKLKLKRSKVTASQT, from the coding sequence ATGAAAGCTAAACGCAGTATGCTGAACCTGGGCTTTGGACTTACGAGCCAGGTCATCACCATTATTCTCGGCTTCTTCATCCCCCGGCTGATCATGGTCAATTACGGCTCCGAGGCTAATGGTCTGATCGCGTCGATCGTGCAGATCATCAGCTACTTCGCCCTGTTGGAAGCCGGTGTCGGCGCAGCTTCGCTGCAGGCCCTGTATAAGCCGGTGGCCAAAAATGACTACAATCATATCAATTCGATTCTCGCCGCCACCTCCAGCTACTACAAAAAAACCGGGATCTACTATTTCATCTCGGTCGTTCTGCTGGCGGTCATCTACCCGCTGGTGATCCATTCGGAGATCAACAAGCTGAGCATTATGGCCATTATTCTATTCTCGGGCCTGGGCGGGGCAATCAATTATTACTACCAGGGGAAATTCAGGGTTCTGCTGATCGCCGAGGGCAAAAGCTATATTGAAACCTCTATCGTTACGATTGCGAACATTCTAAACAACGTGGTGCGGATCATTCTGCTGCTGCAGGGTGTAGACATTATTGCCGTACAGGCGTCCTTCTTCGTGCTGACGGTCCTGCAGATCGTCGCCTTCCATATCTATGCAAAGCGGAATTACAAATGGATTGATCTCACCCGGAAACCGGACTTTGAAGCCATCGGACAAAAAAACTCGGTCATGGTGCACGAGATTTCCTATCTGATCTTCCGCAACACCGATGTGCTGATCCTGACGATCTTCACCAACCTGAAGGTGGTCAGCATCTACGTCATGTATAATATGATCTTCACGATTGTCGACAACATTGTCCAGACCGTCAACGGAAGCATCAAGGCGGCACTGGGTCAGAGCTATCATGAGGGCAAAGAGGCTTTTGTCAAATTCTACGATGCGTATGAGGTCTACTTCATGGGCCTGATCTTCTCCATTCTGACGGTGGTGTACATTCTCATTCTGCCGTTCATGCGGCTCTATACAGCCGGGGTCAACGACGTGGACTATATTAACTTCTGGCTGCCGATTCTGTTCGTAGTCATCAAGCTCCTGACCAATGCCCGCACATCGTCCAACAATCTGATCACGATTGCCGGACATTTCCGGAACACCCAGTTCCGTTCGATTATGGAGTCAGCCATCAACCTGGGCGCTTCGATTATCTTCGTCCTGTTCTTCGGGATCTACGGTGTGCTGATGGGGACCATCGCGGCGCTGCTGTACCGCTCTATTGATATTGTGGTTTACGCCAGCCGTGTACTGCTGGAGCGCAGCCCCTGGGTGACCTTCCGCAGATGGCTGATCAATGTCGCCGTGTTCGCGGCTATTGTCTTTATCACCACCAAGCTCGACCTCAGCATCACTTCGTATACCGCCGTCATTCTATGGGGCGTAGTGCTTGGCCTGGTGATACTGCCCATTTACTACATCGTCGGCTCTCTGATGGAACGCGAGGTTTTCCTCTACGCGTGGGGCTACGCCAAACGCTTCAGAACGAAGCTGAAGCTCAAGCGCAGCAAGGTTACAGCGAGCCAGACGTAG
- a CDS encoding glycosyltransferase family 2 protein: MAHSEELHQAGYRLLNQLNEDIQHPPAGALSSEELIRRCRDNIGSEAGAGVRENLENLAGVIEAYLSQRASEDALDYYLSRQFNIQAVNILELMKGLAGLRADRGEQEILFPSSADPSTLPKVSVIITTYNRKEFLHQAVQSILQQDYPHKEITVIDDCSSDGTAELMSRSFGDDPRVIFMQNETNQGPGHNRRKALEAHGDGEYTLFLDDDDYLIDRSYFSKAVYFHQQHPEIAFVAANVFLEYSKTEQLKPSSLRLSRIIPKEAYFKNFEQKGYPKPASTLTAIFKRDTLMKMDILNMNMVNDASIYLRALLIGDAGFIDTFAGVYRIHGNNITFNLSQSFLIENLEEKRLIRNMAIERYGYSKTEMNEWFNHNVYDTISYYLMNSAKSHTDFKSMYSWASDHCPKAYSQLKRQFRTKLMKKQLLRVSFVRALLNR, encoded by the coding sequence ATGGCTCACAGCGAGGAACTGCACCAGGCCGGATACCGCCTGCTGAACCAGCTCAACGAAGATATACAGCATCCGCCCGCCGGGGCGCTGTCCAGCGAAGAGCTTATACGGAGATGCAGGGACAACATTGGCAGCGAAGCCGGCGCCGGGGTCAGGGAGAACCTCGAAAATCTGGCCGGGGTGATTGAGGCCTACCTGTCGCAGCGGGCATCGGAGGACGCACTGGATTATTACTTGTCCCGGCAATTCAACATTCAGGCCGTGAATATTCTTGAATTGATGAAGGGTCTTGCCGGGTTGAGAGCGGACCGCGGAGAGCAGGAAATTCTTTTTCCTTCATCTGCCGACCCTTCTACCCTTCCCAAGGTCAGTGTAATTATCACTACTTATAATAGAAAAGAATTCCTGCACCAGGCCGTTCAGAGCATCCTGCAGCAGGATTACCCCCATAAAGAGATCACGGTGATTGACGACTGCTCCAGCGATGGCACCGCAGAACTCATGAGCCGGAGTTTCGGCGATGATCCGCGTGTGATTTTCATGCAGAACGAGACTAACCAGGGACCGGGCCATAATCGGCGCAAGGCTCTTGAAGCCCATGGCGACGGAGAGTATACGCTTTTCCTGGATGATGATGATTATCTGATTGACCGCAGCTATTTCAGCAAAGCTGTCTATTTTCACCAGCAGCACCCGGAGATCGCTTTTGTGGCCGCGAATGTGTTCCTGGAGTATTCCAAGACGGAACAGCTGAAACCGTCCAGCCTGCGCTTAAGCCGGATTATCCCAAAGGAGGCCTATTTCAAGAATTTTGAACAAAAAGGCTATCCCAAACCAGCTTCTACCCTGACGGCTATCTTCAAAAGAGACACGCTGATGAAAATGGACATCCTGAACATGAACATGGTCAATGACGCCTCCATCTACCTGCGCGCCCTGCTGATCGGGGATGCCGGGTTTATCGACACCTTTGCCGGAGTGTACCGGATTCATGGAAACAATATTACGTTTAACCTCAGCCAGTCCTTCCTGATCGAGAATCTGGAGGAGAAGCGGCTGATCCGCAACATGGCCATCGAACGCTACGGCTACAGCAAGACAGAAATGAACGAATGGTTCAACCACAACGTGTATGACACCATTTCGTACTACCTGATGAATTCCGCCAAAAGCCACACCGACTTCAAGTCCATGTACAGCTGGGCCAGCGACCACTGCCCTAAGGCTTACAGCCAATTGAAGCGCCAGTTCCGCACCAAGCTGATGAAAAAGCAGCTCCTGCGCGTGTCGTTTGTCCGGGCATTGCTGAACCGGTAG
- a CDS encoding threonine aldolase family protein yields MDISKTLRDESKSLSAAFNAAPVQLAGHGKREVRVLKEAFAGAGDHVASDMYGAGEVIEEFQAEMAEVLGKEAAVFFPSGTMAQQIALRIWSDRKGSRRVAYHPLCHLEIHEQDGLKELHHLQPLLLADKDRLITLEDVQNMGAGIACLLLELPQREIGGQLPEYAELEAISAYCRGQGIMLHLDGARLFEALPYYGKTAAEVCSLFDSVYISFYKGIGGIAGAVLAGSADFTGESKIWKRRHGGDLISLYPYIIPSRYYYQQRVDKMGQYYTDAKELAERFNACHKVVTLPEVPVSNMFHVHFALPREQVEPALITVSEETGVGFTPRLKETGEFSCAYELNIGDLYSSIPKAKLEAAFGLLDRLLKEA; encoded by the coding sequence ATGGATATCAGCAAAACATTAAGGGATGAGAGTAAATCGTTATCGGCAGCTTTTAATGCCGCACCTGTGCAGCTGGCGGGCCACGGCAAACGGGAGGTCCGGGTGCTGAAGGAGGCTTTTGCCGGGGCCGGAGACCATGTGGCCAGTGATATGTACGGTGCAGGGGAAGTGATCGAGGAATTTCAGGCGGAGATGGCGGAGGTGCTGGGGAAGGAGGCGGCTGTGTTTTTTCCCAGCGGCACGATGGCGCAGCAGATTGCGCTTAGAATCTGGAGTGACCGCAAGGGTAGCAGACGCGTAGCGTACCATCCGCTGTGCCACTTGGAAATTCATGAGCAGGATGGGTTAAAAGAACTGCATCACCTGCAGCCGCTGCTGCTCGCGGATAAAGATCGTCTGATTACACTCGAAGATGTACAAAACATGGGTGCCGGGATCGCCTGCCTCCTGCTGGAGCTGCCCCAGCGCGAGATTGGCGGACAGCTGCCGGAATATGCGGAGCTTGAAGCGATATCCGCCTATTGCCGCGGGCAGGGTATTATGCTGCATCTGGACGGTGCGCGCTTGTTTGAAGCGCTGCCGTACTACGGCAAAACCGCCGCTGAAGTCTGCAGCCTGTTCGACAGCGTATATATTTCTTTTTATAAAGGCATTGGCGGAATCGCCGGGGCTGTTCTTGCAGGAAGCGCGGATTTTACCGGGGAATCGAAGATTTGGAAACGGCGGCATGGCGGCGACCTGATCAGCCTGTATCCATACATCATTCCTTCCAGGTACTATTACCAGCAGAGGGTGGATAAGATGGGGCAATATTATACGGACGCTAAGGAGCTTGCGGAGCGGTTCAACGCCTGCCATAAGGTTGTCACCCTGCCGGAAGTGCCGGTGTCGAATATGTTCCATGTGCATTTTGCCCTGCCCAGGGAGCAGGTCGAACCGGCTCTGATCACAGTCAGCGAAGAGACCGGTGTCGGATTTACCCCGCGTCTGAAGGAAACCGGCGAGTTTTCCTGTGCTTACGAATTGAACATTGGAGATTTGTACAGCAGCATTCCCAAGGCGAAGCTGGAAGCGGCATTCGGGCTGCTGGATCGACTGCTGAAGGAGGCGTGA
- a CDS encoding polysaccharide pyruvyl transferase family protein, giving the protein MKKKMMIYAYTEFNLGDDLFIKVLCERYPDTQFLLIAPRLYKVVFKDLGNLKVYASDSVLFRGINYFFRKLKLHPNFMQKFLVDQGDGTVHIGGSIFMQGEQWAEYVANNENLRNKSKPYYLMGANFGPFTDKAYYEEHRRIFKEYTDISFREQYSYDLFKDMGNVRMAPDIIFQLQYDQAAGKAPEGKYIAISVIKPSSKALSGFDNLYYEKMKDVAIHFIQQGYAVHFLSFCQHEGDQEAIGQILGLIPAGLQRETQVHFYKTDIAEILDALAGASFIVASRFHAMILGWVFGKPVFPVAYSSKMINVMQDAHFHGQYTDFAHLNEVTPEQVYESMALNSLDVTLQANQAEKHFEQLDAYLSPAPLVEGRRSYES; this is encoded by the coding sequence ATGAAGAAAAAAATGATGATCTACGCATACACTGAATTTAATCTCGGCGATGATCTGTTTATCAAGGTCCTGTGCGAACGCTACCCCGATACCCAGTTCCTGCTGATTGCCCCGCGGCTGTATAAAGTGGTCTTCAAGGATCTCGGCAATCTAAAGGTCTATGCCTCCGACTCCGTGCTGTTCCGGGGGATCAACTATTTCTTCCGCAAGCTGAAGCTGCATCCGAATTTCATGCAGAAGTTTCTGGTGGATCAGGGAGACGGCACTGTGCATATTGGCGGGTCGATTTTTATGCAGGGGGAGCAATGGGCCGAATACGTGGCGAATAACGAAAACCTGCGCAACAAAAGCAAACCGTATTATCTGATGGGCGCCAACTTCGGCCCCTTTACCGATAAGGCTTATTATGAGGAACACCGGCGGATCTTCAAGGAATATACCGACATCTCGTTCAGAGAGCAGTATTCCTATGATTTGTTCAAGGATATGGGCAACGTCCGAATGGCCCCGGACATTATTTTTCAGCTCCAGTATGATCAGGCCGCAGGAAAAGCTCCGGAAGGGAAGTATATCGCCATCTCGGTGATCAAGCCTTCCTCCAAAGCCCTGAGCGGTTTTGACAACCTCTATTATGAAAAAATGAAAGATGTTGCAATCCATTTCATTCAGCAGGGCTATGCCGTGCATTTTCTGTCGTTCTGCCAGCATGAAGGGGACCAGGAAGCGATCGGGCAGATTCTCGGCCTCATTCCGGCAGGGCTGCAGCGTGAGACACAGGTCCACTTTTATAAGACGGATATCGCTGAGATTCTCGATGCATTGGCAGGTGCAAGCTTCATTGTTGCTTCCCGCTTCCATGCGATGATTCTCGGCTGGGTGTTCGGCAAGCCGGTGTTTCCGGTAGCGTACAGCAGCAAAATGATCAACGTCATGCAGGATGCACATTTTCACGGGCAATATACGGATTTCGCGCATCTGAACGAGGTGACCCCCGAGCAGGTGTATGAGAGCATGGCTCTGAACAGCCTGGATGTGACGCTGCAGGCGAACCAGGCGGAGAAGCATTTTGAGCAGCTCGATGCCTACCTCTCGCCGGCACCGCTTGTGGAAGGGAGAAGAAGTTATGAAAGCTAA